A genomic stretch from Sinorhizobium terangae includes:
- a CDS encoding endonuclease domain-containing protein, whose product MPHVDVLPRTRANARRMRSAMTDAELKLWNELRAHRLMGLGFRRQVPIAGYVVDFACAEHRPIVEVDGSQHARAGDIDYDRQRTQRLEADGWTVLRFWNDDVLRDIDNVCEHIVRVIGEGAFE is encoded by the coding sequence ATGCCTCACGTTGATGTTTTGCCGAGAACCCGCGCCAATGCGCGCCGCATGCGCAGTGCGATGACAGATGCAGAACTCAAGCTCTGGAACGAGTTGCGTGCGCACCGCCTGATGGGGCTAGGCTTTCGCCGGCAGGTTCCGATTGCCGGCTACGTTGTTGATTTTGCATGCGCCGAGCATCGGCCGATCGTCGAGGTAGACGGTTCACAGCATGCGAGAGCAGGGGATATCGATTACGACCGGCAGCGTACCCAGCGTCTGGAGGCGGACGGTTGGACGGTACTGCGTTTCTGGAATGATGACGTGCTGCGCGATATCGATAATGTGTGTGAGCACATCGTGCGCGTGATCGGGGAGGGGGCATTCGAGTGA